In Ostrinia nubilalis chromosome 6, ilOstNubi1.1, whole genome shotgun sequence, the genomic window tattaaaagCATTGCCTAAAGatagataaattaaatatttacaatactTACAGAGCATGGTAGTCTACATATGTAATTCATCTAACTATCTATACTTACAgctaggtacttatttaataatttgctattaataGACCGGTTTAAGATGGACAAAAACTCACTAAAAAGTTTGAAACCTAACAATGGTTGAATTGATCCCAAGTAGTCTGTCGTCAATAGAAGAGCTGAttgtgttttttaataattaaaaaaaaactgactgAGTAGTAACTATAGGtaattatgcaaataataaagcAAGTATAAGGGTTTTTGTGGGCACTTGATGTAGGATATGTGGACCTTAAATTAagtgcttaaatctaaaaatatattgaataaataaatcactATTTTGTGGATCTCCCAAGGAGCAATTTCGTTATTATTTTGGCGATTTCAaaaagatctaggcacaataaTGGCGATATTAAACAAgcttctattttatttaataattttataaagggGCGAAGATTTattacatgtttttttataaataaatactttcaatGTTTAACATAGACAATAATTTTTAGATTTCTTCTAAAACTTAATTAACAATTTAggttttaaaattacatattcttaatgtaaatCATTGTTGTTAGAGTTGCTTACATTAATTCAACATTTATTATCTTGcattaaaatatcattttttgcTGTGTTAATTACAAACGACTATAACCTATGATATGTATTTGTTATGAAACAAAACTATAAAATATGACTCTCAAAACTCTCAACACTAGGAGCATGTTTCGTTAAAGCACTGCAATCACTGCTCAGTGTTGTCACTGGTGGGCGTGGAGCACTGACTGACCAGTGCTACTACCTATATCGGTTCGAAACATACCCTAGATTCAAGTCAGTTTAATTAAACGTTTACTTAACTATTAGAGTTCAACCGATTAGAGGCTTGCAAATAATTATATGCTTGAGTATAAATTGAGTTTTATGTATGGGTAATGTCATAATATGGActttttgttgatttttggaAACGTTTGGATATAGGCGACAGATTTAGGACAGTAACTGTGCCATTTTAtgcagtaagtaggtacatagttgATCAAGTAAAGATGCTGTTATTTCCGTCTCAAACAAATAGATTTTTCGTAAAGTACCTACGAATCACATAAAGATGTGGCAGCGCTGCGCTAACTGTGAAATACTAAATCTTTCAATTATGTCTTAGGTCTATACCGAGTAGGGTGAAATTGCTTAACAATTAACAACTTCCAGACAAGTAAACATTCGTATAGCAAATAATACAAATCAATACTTGTAACAAAGataaaattttcaaaagtacaatgttttcctttgtttttgtctacctatttttatcttattttatttggaGGTTTAGAAACAACTCAATCCGATTACTTTTTCCGTAGAAGCCTTATGTAAGTACAAAGAATCTAAAATTAATTAGAAGCCTGTATAAATTCGCTTCCGCGTAAGTAtggcagtgtttttcaacctttttcattacacgacaagtatgaaaaaatattctgcgaccccccgaccgctcgctttttttcatgcattttataatgttacaacgATGTTGTTGTAGGTAAATCTTTCTTTAtaactttactgtttttttacagaGGTAgttttttacgacctctcgcgaccccccatAGAGGCTTGGCGACCCCCCAGGGGTAGTCGTGACCCACaggtttgctcgtttgcctcctatcacataaaaaaaaaaaaaaaaaaaggttgaaaaacactgccttATGGgattgaatttattattatcacaGCCCAAACAGTTAGAATTAGTGGCTCGCTATCAAGCAACGAGGCGTCGATGCTGCGTCTGCAGTGCTAGAGGCAGCAGGGCCTGGAGGATGGTAGCTGCTATTGAGCTTGCTCTGGAGCTGCTGGACTCTGGCATCGATAGGTTGGCTGACGGCTGCGAGTATgttgatggtctgatgacatccACTGCAAGTAAAGTGAAAGTGATTTTACCACAGTTTAGGTAGGCCTACTAATAAGTGATTTtacaataattacattttatgcCATGCTAGTAGTTATGACTGATTCACAGAACTTGATAACTTTATTTACCTCTAGGTACAGGTAAAATATACCTATCGTACCAATATATTATTGTTGTTTCATAAATAGTACATTACGTAAAGTTACAGTGTGGCATGCGGAGCACAATAAATTGGGACTCGTCCCTTTTTACGTAATAAAATAGTACCTTTATTTTAGGAGTGTGAGAAGAAACTAGATTTTCATACAGTATAGATAGGTAGCTACACTGTCTCAATTTCCTACTGGCTTTTGTTTGTTTAGGCGCTGTCCCGGgatattttcatttattgaacAGAAAACAAAAGCCcccataatatttttatgaacaaaacGTTAAGTCGTATGATAAAATCTGCCCGCGAGCTAAACGCATCTAAACTGCTGGAAACTCGGGCGGAATTCGCATCTCGATTATATTGGAAATTTATTTAATCGAAATCTATGACTGAATAATTATGACCCAGCAGGATCGCTCCTTGAACAAAAGCTGGAAGTGGCTGTCAGCCAAAAAATTAAGTACTGAATGATATTAGAAGATAATCTCCTGGAAAAAGTAAGGTGCCTATTTTGAAGAACAGGACTTGTGCtgtatatttgttttatttaaattttattaaagttaaacttAATGCCGTATGGCATTCTTTTCCAGTCAATCTTTGGGCCAAGCAGAAAATTAGAGTTAGGTACAATAAACTTTGATATCGTTGGGACGTCCGGAGatatgtagtaggtacctacacccgagaatttatgaaaaaaatcgcATGGCCGGCTAGGTCCCGGTACAAAAAAATAAGGGAACGTAAGAAGTGGGTACACAAAACTATTAGGCATTTGTATTTACTAACCAATAACAGTGTCGTTTCTGACGTCAGCGAACTTATCCTCAATACTCCTGAACTCGGGGATGGTGCTGACGCAGGTGATCTCCAGCCGGCCGGTGGCCACCAGGTAGAGCTCCGACACGGTGACGTACAGGTCCCAGCCCCGACTCGGCCGTCGGCTGCGATGCCTGCTTGACGAGTGGATGACGTTGGGCTCCTCGTGATAGTGCAATTCTGACATCTAAAACATTTAAACAAATTGAAAGGtagtacatattatttaaaGTAGTACCACAGAGTActagtaattttaataggtaggtaattccAAATCATAtcgtattttaaaaacatttcattctagGCTTGAATTTTAACAGTAATTAATTACTCGTAAATTCGCTTCGAAAATCGATTTTTAGAGCTTTGAAATCAATGAAAGTTTGCCAACTGAGTTCGCAAATAAGTGACGTCAGAAAATTTAATCACACAAAATGACGTATGTAGAGTCGCGTTACGCGCGTAACTAGTGGTGTCGATTATCTTATTGGGTGCCAAATTACTTATTACGGATTAATTAGCGTGGGTGGAATTGCAAACGACACTTAATatgtttgatgacaaggattaATAAATAGCAGAAAAGAGGAGTGAGAGATGCGGCAACGAGAGAAACAACAATGCAATAAAACAACACGTTTTTCATGTTCGTTTTGCTCGGAGGGCGGTGCCTTTCACATGCGAACATAATGGGAAAATTTGCATAAAAGTAATTTCCttagcaaataaaataataatgtgctctgctattaattaagtaggtcGTTTTAAACAATTCATAACTTCACCACACCACATCGTTAATTAATTTGCAATCAGTTACAGCGGTTATTGTATGGACTGTTTGATTTattgttatgtaggtatacctacctgTTATAAAGAGGCAAGCATTTATTTACGTACTTGTTGTTTACTTATAGTAAACGGTCACCATCGTCTATTTGGCATTTACAGTAGCAGTAGAGTTGCTAAAGCGTTGTAAATTAAGTAGTATGTTGGTGATGAACTACTTATATCTGAAACTTTGACTCTATATTTCATTATTCGGTTACTTTTACTTATGAGCGCTATCGTTACATTTGTATGAAACCGATCTATGTTTGACTGGTTTTCCTAAAGACTACAACCAGgagttctttaaaaaaaaatcccacctctcgttcccaccactgcaactcctgtgtagccaggatctacagcttgaccgccataaaaacccaaccaatgaaggtcaagtttatcccgggggaaagttaaactaaacAGCAGTAAGTAGCAAGACTCCAAACTTACACTAAACTTACACTAAACTTACACTAAACTTACACTAAACTTATACTAAACTTACACTAAACAAACAGCACTTCGGTTGCTTGTGGAGCTCTATAATCTTTTCCCTCAATGAGCTACTGACCTGGTGTTCCTTAAGATTACAGCCTGGAGGTCTGGTAGCGATATGCGACGCGTGCGTAAGCGCAAGTAGCGGCGGAGGGCTGCTGCCTCCAAGTTCGTAGTTGATTAGCTTCTGGAACCCTCTCCTGCCGTTGCGTTCGCTCATGGGCACTCTGAACTTATGTGAGTGGGCTGCTAGCTCGTCCATCTGGAATTAACAATGAAAAAGCTCTTGAGTTTCACGCGCTGCACCTCAGCTGGTTCACATGTTTGTCACTTGAGTATTGGTGGAGTGAAAAAGTTTTGTCAAAAAGTTCTGTTTAAAGTCAACTAACACAAAGTAAATTCAAGTAATGTCAAAGTATCTATGTAAAAGACTTGGACCTTATGAaatgacaataaaataattcataagTATAGACGCAATTCCATAAAGTTGTTATTGATATAATATAACGATCCCTTTACTGGGTTGGTATATCAAGCATAGTGTCCGTAAGCAACCTTGGCACAATAATCCGAGCGTTTTCATCAACAACATCTGCGTTTATGGGCAGATTCGTTTTGTTCGCGGATATAAAATGCGAGATTACCTTCTTGCCATTAATAAACCAGGTGATATGGGGCGCCGGGAGCGCAGGCGCGGTGGTGCAGTTCGCGCGGAGAGTCTCGCCGAAGCTCAGATACCTTGTCGGGAAGTCGATGCGCGGGTGATGCTTTTGAGGATCTAGAAGATATACCAATTTATTCATGAGGATATGTCAATGCTGATGAACAAATGGacaaaatttttcatttttatacttGTCCTTCAAAAATGTAAGGCTCTCAATAAACTAATGAGGCTTTTAGGATTTACAAAGTTTTAGCCATTATTTAATTCAGTAGGAATCATTGTATCTTTATTTAAAGCTTGGTTATTCCTAACAATATGTTTGAACGTCGTTAACAAACACAATGTAGCATAATATGTACGTACTCGTAGTTAGATCAGATAAACGAATAGAGCTTTTAAAGTTTTATCCGCTTTCGGCAAGAAGTGGTCCAGCAAATATCCCGCCGAAGGATCCCAACGATAAATAAATCTTGTTACCGCTCGTTACAAATCGTTAACAGAATAGTAAAACTTTCTCAACTTCTAACTTGTTTAGGGTCTGCTATTCTTCCTTGAACTCCACTGGGTACTATGAGAGTTTAGATTGTCGTTTCGTGTGATGTTATCGTTATACGTATAGAATCGTTTAGGTAGAGTCATTTATAAATACAAGCAGAAATCACTcgtcaattaatttaaattgatcTGTCATCCTATTCCGATATCGCTTGCTTAcatcattgaaataaaatatttattataggaTCACAGAAGTTCCTCGgatcataataaattatttatgagtTCTTTGTCATTCATTAGCGAATTTCCGGAAACAATCTCCCTTTCCATTCGCGTCGCCCATTGACTTCCTGTCCTCGGTTGCCCAAATTGTGGCTAAATTTCGTTGCATAAACATGACAGaatatattaaatattaataatgttgtaaTTTTTATGAAGTAGATGTATTTATCTTGTAATCTGGATCTGTTTGATTCTGAACagggaaaaaaaaaattatacctataaagggtggaaacgttaagtgatctcactcgattatttctaaactatacaagatatcgaaaaactgattactgattctgaaagtgcttcataagCTCTTTCAAGCGGTACCAAtaaaataggttacagaataaactggatctaatttttagcgttaagagtcgcatctcaaactaatttgaaaattataaataacttgaaaaaatcgtaggttcaattcccgccttaggcagttcgattttttcaagttatttataattttcaaattagtttgagatgcgactcttaacgctaaaaattaaataactatgaaaaaagtgctgtttcatcttaactgacagttaaatatttgcaacaatatttctgttagatgtagggtaggtatactcaacattgatgaaacaaacgctggccgtaacagcgtattacacttgaaaatttcgacgggttcatccagtgtctaagtagctcagttggaagagcagtcgcccggcaagcggaaggtcgtgggttcaattcccgccttaggcagttcgattttttcaagttatttataattttcaaattagtttgagatgcgactcttaacgctaaaaattaaataactatgtaaaaagagctgtttcatcttaactgacagttaaatatttgcaacaatatttctgttagatgtagggtaggtatactcaacattgatgaaacaaacgctggccgtaacagcgtattacacttgaaaatttcgacaggttcatccagtgtctaagtagctcagttggaagagcagtcgcccggcaagcggaaggtcgtgggttcaattcccgccttaggcagttcgattttttcaagttatttataattttcaaactggatctatccaaaatatcaatgtttccagctttcatacatttagtaaaaccataaaatattaaaaactatacaagatattcaaaaactggttactgatcctgaaagtgcttcacgagctctattcaacagtaccaataataggttacaaaataaactggatctattctaaaattcaatgtttccagcttccatacatttagtacagccacagtcatggcacttatgtcttgttaatattatagcaagtaaagcctaaaaccaatgttttccaagaataattttaaataagaatgcaatctacgagttcattttaagtgtttattatttaataaaaaaaattaatacttctattattgtttggctggcatacatttagtatggaggctgaaaacattaaattttcggatagatccagttaattctgtaacctaatattggtaccgttggatagagcttgtgaagtactttcaggattagtaatcagtttttcgatatcttgtatagtttagaaataatcgaatgagatcacttatcgtttccaccctgtataaacttaaatgttcagtccatttttaacttttcggaaaacttcaaagctgaattaaaaaaaaagtagatgatatttgccagtaaatttagatttgatgcaaccctacattaatgcacgtcaaaacaaaataatattatttactttagagctgcgcctagtagtttttttttaaatcgaaattaaatgatgcgatttgggtattttggtgaaattactaaaaacattaatttaaaagtagccgcctggcatggaatgtgttatgggggctgaaaatataggaaatgacccattctatccgccaaatcattttggcacacgatgcgccaaacaccctgtatattaaagtaagaacaaaaaaaaacatccgcatttatttttataagtttgttaTATCCTAAGTATTTCCAGTGTTCTTTTGGAAAACTTTGCAAAAACAACAGTTTATTTAAACGTTTGCCTTTCAGCCTATTTCTTTGTTGATTGACACAAACAAACTCGCCAACCGACACGCGTGACGCGACATTGacataatagttttttttattgtcactAGAGACACTACTCACTGCACTCGTACGCAGAGTTgccaacatttttaaaatacaagttGGGTTGTCcgtataagtaaaattttagtgGTCAGACTTgagttttatgaaattttaattggTTATCATCGATTCGATGTTTTAACACTGAAAACTTAAAAACATCGATACATCGAGTATTTCAATAGCTTTTCAAAACATCGGATCCATTCGATGTATCGCATTGTAAACATCGATGTTTTCAATACATCGATGTATATCGAATATCCCTAATATCGCCgtaattcaatattatttagaTATTGTTATCGTCCAAAAAATAGATTTAGCTTCAATAAGAAGAAGGCAAAATAttgtagaaataataaaatcaagATATTTTGTTACAGTATTTTCTCATCACGTATGGGGCATGATTTTGGTATGAGATGCTGTAGATGAGTTAAAGTAGTTTGGAAACCTTAAGAAGTATGCTGTAAAGAAGTGTGGAAAGTATCCTATTTTTGAGTAAgtaaatcattatttatttttggattttttctcaTTTGCGTGTCTACTTCTTCTAGGTAATATTAACTATAAGCTTAAAAGACTCATGGGCATTAATTGAAAgcactatttaatttttattctaaGAAGTATAAGTACCTAAAGCTCTTAAGAAGTAGCAAGGTCAAAGTGATTACCTGAATAAAATTGGACCAAACTGAAGGACGCTCtcgttattttaatttaaaaaccgaATTGGTTAAAAGatctaaaataaaacttagAACAGAAACGGGCTGTGTTAAATTTAGGATGCTTAAATGTAACAAATTGGATTACACATAGGATGCACTGGCAGATACattacagaaataaataacgaaaagtattttagagatttattaaattagtgGCTATCTTCTAATTCAgaggtaaaaaataaaatacaagtaatCGTGTAATAATACCCTAAAGACAACTTTTGAAGCTGGTCAAGAAGGAAATAAGGTATTCGTCGTTTTTGTCCCCTTGGGATTTGTTAAAAGTATTTCCACTGTTGAGAAAGGTATTCTTTAATCGGTTTTATCTGAAAATACTTTGTTTTGTCATATCAAAACAATAACTGAAGTAGGTTATAAAAAACTTACCAGAAATGAAAGTTTTAAGGGtgttaaataagtacctatgtcGAGTGAATTTGTAGGTATGTTATGGTATTCAAGGGAAtcaaaaaattaatttgctgtatttattttatattacctTAAACAAACAATTAAGTAACAAGAGTGTGATATGAGTATAATGGATAACGTAAAAAGATTTGTTCACTTTGGTCGTGACTAGAAAGAAAATTGCGTAAAGTCTTTTGTCATATTTATGCTCCACTATATTGTTTATACATGAATCAAAATTACATATGCCTTTGAATCCAGTCCATGAAGCTAGTCACTCTTGCAAACACTGATGGGAACCCCAATTCACAACCGTAACGAGCTACAAACGAACTAACTCCAACTAGAATCTTCTCTCCATGGTATGTGACTGTCAGCGGACCACCGGAGTCTCCTCGACAGATGCCGACGCCGCCATAGCCATTGGTACAAATATTTGAGTCCAAAACGGCATTTCCAAATACTCCCCTGCATTGGTCTAATGAGATTACTTGAAGCGACACAAATCTGGCCATCGTGTTGGTCGTGGGGCTGACAGCGTCCGAATATCTTCCATACCCAGATGCGACTGACCATGCTCCCGTTAAGTCGTGGTTAAGAAGAGCTCCGTGAGGCAAACGGATGGGCTGAATGCTACTGCTTAGCGGCACGTTACCGGGTAAGTACAGTACTGCGATGTCGTTCGCTAGCGTGCGTTTATCGTAGTTAGGATGCACTGCTATACCGTGGGGGAATAGTCTTAATCCTCCGTGGAAGAGGAACGGTGAGCCGAGAACAGCGGTGAAGCGCCAGGCCTGGAACCTTCCATCGTTCCAGCA contains:
- the LOC135072817 gene encoding uncharacterized protein LOC135072817, whose product is AVRLRCLHDVPHHLLDKVVFLRHGTKIFQYIRDRKPPYRNFTTPGAVLNISLATENSIILQNLDFAASGSYSCEVSLNTPIYTKASSGKQLTVFHPQKHHPRIDFPTRYLSFGETLRANCTTAPALPAPHITWFINGKKMDELAAHSHKFRVPMSERNGRRGFQKLINYELGGSSPPPLLALTHASHIATRPPGCNLKEHQMSELHYHEEPNVIHSSSRHRSRRPSRGWDLYVTVSELYLVATGRLEITCVSTIPEFRSIEDKFADVRNDTVIVDVIRPSTYSQPSANLSMPESSSSRASSIAATILQALLPLALQTQHRRLVA
- the LOC135072589 gene encoding brachyurin-like; this translates as MRVIWFLSLLFVVACNASEDGSNAYYQEGYHQSVGIKDAASRKRYEDQIMALGPIVGGVIAQVAAHPYLVGILIDVIGMPSQSACGGSLISASRILTAAHCWNDGRFQAWRFTAVLGSPFLFHGGLRLFPHGIAVHPNYDKRTLANDIAVLYLPGNVPLSSSIQPIRLPHGALLNHDLTGAWSVASGYGRYSDAVSPTTNTMARFVSLQVISLDQCRGVFGNAVLDSNICTNGYGGVGICRGDSGGPLTVTYHGEKILVGVSSFVARYGCELGFPSVFARVTSFMDWIQRHM